One window of Metopolophium dirhodum isolate CAU chromosome 3, ASM1992520v1, whole genome shotgun sequence genomic DNA carries:
- the LOC132941770 gene encoding cytoplasmic 60S subunit biogenesis factor ZNF622 — MSSPYQGALTCVTCQIVFETGDAHRVHYKTDWHRYNLKRKIINLLPVDRPTFESRILSQQIKENEENAKSSIYCTICRKSYNSQKSFDSHLSSKQHKTLALQSDNEHKDIGIPAAKKIVKPVENKPVEESDDEYEDVDDDEEWGEVVSENNPIVNNICLFCPQGSENLLQNIKHMSDVHSFFIPDVEYLVDMKGLLVYLGEKVCQGFMCLWCNDSGKNFHSIESAQAHMIDKGHTKMIHEGEALLEYSDFYDYSSSYPADTPVDDYRIIEDVTSQLILPSGARIGKRSLMRYYRQNLNPNHDWEAMKETKLNKVINHYRHIGWTGTFPAAAARKARDLKVMKQVQTKMYMQLGVKANKFQKHFRQQVNF, encoded by the exons atgagtTCCCCGTACCAAGGGGCATTGACATGTGTTACATGTCAAATTGTGTTTGAAACTGGTGATGCACATCGTGTACACTATAAAACAGACTGGCATCGTTATAATCTGAAAAGAAAAATCATTAATCTTCTTCCTGTTGACCGTCCCACATTTGAATCCAGAATACTGAGTCAACAGATCAAGGAAAATGAAGAAAATGCTAAGAGCTCGATTTATTGCACCATTTGTAGGAAATCCTATAATTCGCAAAAGTCCTTCGATAGCCACTTATCTTCTAAACAGCATAAAACTTTAGCGTTGCAATCAGACAATGAACATAAAGATATTGGTATACCAGCTGCCAAGAAAATAGTTAAACCAGTTGAAAATAAACCTGTTGAAGAGAGTGATGATGAGTATGAGGATGTAGATGATGATGAAGAATGGGGTGAAGTAGTCAGCGAAAACAATCCCATAGTCAACAATATATGTTTATTCTGCCCTCAGGGCAGTGAAAACttattgcaaaatattaaacacatgTCTGACGTTCATTCATTTTTCATACCTGATGTTGAGTATCTGGTTGATATGAAAGGATTATTGGTATATTTAGGCGAAAAGGTATGTCAAGGATTTATGTGCTTATGGTGTAATGATTCTGGAAAAAATTTCCATTCGATAGAGTCTGCACAAGCACACATGATTGATAAAG gtcATACTAAAATGATTCATGAAGGTGAAGCATTACTTGAATACTCAGACTTTTATGACTATTCATCGAGTTATCCAGCAGACACACCTGTAGATGATTATCGTATTATAGAAGATGTTACCTCTCAATTAATTCTTCCTTCTGGAGCTAGAATTGGAAAACGATCATTAATGCGATACTACAG gcAAAATTTGAATCCAAATCACGATTGGGAAGCCATGAAGGAAACAAAGCTGAACAAAGTAATCAATCATTACAGACATATTGGATGGACAGGAACTTTCCCTGCTGCTGCTGCTAG gAAAGCCAGAGATTTGAAAGTTATGAAGCAAGTCCAAACAAAAATGTACATGCAATTAGGAGTTAAAGCCAACAAGTTCCAAAAGCATTTCCGCCAGCAAGTCAATTTTtag